The Methanomassiliicoccus sp. genome contains the following window.
AGGTCGATAGAGGGTGCGCTGGTGTCCACGACGATATTGCCGGTCACGGAGTCCACCTCCCCCCAACGGTCCCGCACCTCCAGAGAGGCCTGGTATATGCCATCCGTCGAGTACTGGTGCTGCACATAGCTGATGTTGGACCATGAGGTCCAGCCGCTGCCGTCGCCATAGTACCAGCGGTACTCCAGGTCGGAGATGTCCGTGGCCGAGTCCAGGCTGCTGCTCCCATCGAACGTCACGTGTCCTCCACCGGCGGTCTGGCTGACGAACCTGGCTGTAGGCAGGACATCGTTGATGGCCACCGTCAGGAAGCGTTCGGTGAATGAATTGGTGTCGTATATGCGCACGCACACCTGGTATTCTCCCGGTGCTCGGAACGACCAGGTGGTCTGATTGACCGAGATGCCCGGGGTCTCGTTGAACCCTGATGAGGGATCGTGATCAAGGTCCCACGCGTACCTGACGATCGGGAGGTAGTGCTGCCATGCAGACACCCTGAAGGTTATGGGCTCGTCCATGGGGAAGCTCACGCCCCCCGCCACAGCGACCAGTTCTCCCGCCCCAGGATTGGTCCCCAGCACGGTGATGGTGTGATTGAACGAGGATGCCTGACCCTCCTGGTCGACAATGGTAAGCGCGACGATGTACTGTCCGGGATCTGGGTAAGATGTGGTGACGTTCCGGGTTGTCAGAATCCGCCCGTCCCCGAGGTCCCACGACCACGAGGCGATGCCGTCATAGGCGTAGGAGGCATCAGTGAAGTGGATGGTCTCACCTTCCGAGAAGGAATACTTGGGCGAGCTGAACGAGGCCACTGGTGGCAGGTCCTGGACCACCACGGTGACGTTGGTCGTACTGATGTCGCCGTCCTCGTCCCACACCGTATGGGTGACCACATATGTGCCCTTGGTCAGGTAACGGTGCTCCGCATCGCGCGTGGACACCGGCGGGCTGGAGTCCCCGAACACCCACCGGTAGGCCGTTATTCTGTCGGGGAAGGATGAGGAGTCGTCGAAGAAGCCAATGAGCCCTCCTTCGTGGATGGTCGTCGAGGATAGGTACACGGCCGCCACGGGTCCGGCATCCTCGGCCACCACATGGAAGACCGCCCGCCCTTTCATCCCTGCCCGGTCGGTGACCTCCAGGTAGCCGTCGTAGGAGCCGTTGGCCCCGTAAGCATGATGCCCACTGACGGCCGTGGAGGTGTTCCCGTCACCGAAGTCCCAGAGGTATGTCAGCGAGGGGCGGTCGGACATGGAGTCGCTGCTGTTGCCGGCATCGAAGGCCATGTTGCCCCCCTCGATAGGGGTAAGATCAGAGAGCCAAGCCTGGGGCGATGGGGCAAGGTTCCTCTGGAACCATATGCTCAGGGCCCCGCTGGATGATGAGGAGGCAGCAATGTCGTCCCGCTGGTCACCGTTGATGTCCCCTGCGAAGATGCCGGCCGCTCGACCTCCGGCGGAGAGGTTGATGTTGTTGGAGAACGAGCTTCCGGTGCTTAGGAGGAGACCTACCTTGGATATGGAGGAGTATCCCACGGAGATGTCGTCCAGTCCGTCATCGTTGAGATCGGCGGAGCTAACATGCGAGACAGCTCCTGGCAGGTGCGAGGTGATGGATGCCGGTGTGTCACCGTAGAACCCCAGGTCGCTATTCAAGAACACCCTCACCTGCCCCTGGGCCGACCCCGCCGCCACATCGTCCCGCCCGTCACCGTTGAAATCCCCCATGGTCATGGAGGTGGGCGCCCGGCCCACCATGTTGAGCCATGCATTCGGTGTATCCGGGTAGCAGTCTCCGATCGAGGGAGACCCCTTCACCAAGTAGATCTCGATCCGTCCTGTGCCCTCGTTGAGGGCCGCTATCCCTCCGCTCACAGAAGTGGACGAGATCTTGCCCATGGACACAGCGGTGCGGTTCCCCGTTGTACCCGCACCGATACTCTCCAGCACGGGCGTGGACAGAGGGTGGTAGACGATCTCCACTCCATCGCTTCCGCCCACCGCCAGCACTCCCTCGCCCAGTGCCCCGATGTACCCTCCGCATATGGAACGGGGGGACGTCAGGCCTAGTGAGACGATGGCATCGGGTACTCCCTTGGTCATTATTTCGCTGCTGCCCCTGAACACGCTGACGGTCCCTGCATCACCGTTCAGGACCGCGAGGTCATCGGTACCATCGCCGTCAAGATCGCCGATGTAGAGCCCGCAAGGACCAGCCTGAGCGGGTAGGGTCGCCTGGGCCTCTCCGGCGATATCAGAGATCGTGACCAGGTCCTCCCCATCCACGATGGCCACCACGGCATCGAAGGAGAGGTTTCCGGCATATAGCGCGGTGAACTTACCGCCCTCGCGGAAGACGTTCACATCGGCGTTGCCGATCGTGCCGTTGACGTATGGGTAGAAGGCGAGGGAGGGAGCGTCCCCTGCCCCTCCGTTAGATAGTACATAGATGCCATCTGCACTGGAACCGTGGTCAAGAGCGAGCATCTTCACCGGACGATCTTCGATGGGGAACCGATGATCGTATTCTGCGTCCACCGTACCTCCTTCATTTGTGTACACGCGACAGGTATCATCCTCCGATACAAGTACGAGGTCGGGACGGCTCGAGCCAGAGAGGTGCCCGAAGGACATGGCGACAGCATTGCCAAACCCGTCGATGATGGCGGTGGCCGAAGCAGGTATGCCAGAACCAGTATTGGCCCGGATCTCCACCCGCTCCTCACCCGAATTGATCACGGCGAGGTCCTTTGGTCCGTTGCCAGTATAGTTCACCATCTGGACGTCCGTGAGCGATCCTCCAATCTCCACGTTCCTCATGCTCCAGGCCGGAGAGAAGGTGGATGGCTGAGTAAGGACCAGGACCCGATCGCCGCCTGGCTCTCCGGCGATGAGGTCGATCCGGCCGTCCGAGCCGTCGTATCCTGCTGTGAGATAGGCAATATCGGCCATTTGGGAGACGCCGATCTGGACCTGATGATATGTCTGGGTGAAGGGCCATCGGATGAGGGAGATGTTGGCATCGATGCCCTCTCCCGGGTCCCCCCGGCAGGCCACCGCCAGGCTGTTGTAGCTAGACCCCTCGAAGTGACCTATGACCACCCGCTGGGGATCGGGAAAGATTCCAACATCCAGCGCTGTGGAGAAGCCGGTGTTCTGGTAGAACAAGGTCACCTTGGGGTTCTCCCCGCTGATGTTGGTGTAGGCCGCGGCCAAATCGTCCTTACCGTCCCCGTCCAGATCTCCTATGGCCAGGCTCCTTATGTCATCCATACCTCCGCGGGTCAGCGTTGTGGATACAGCGCTCAGCGAGCCATCTCCCAGACCATGGTAGATCATGATGGAAGATGCGTTGGCGACGGCCACATCAGTGATGCCGTCCCCGTTCAGTTCTCCCAGGGCCATGTCCCTCAATTCCCCGGGAAGGTCTAGTGGTTCACGGAACGAATCGAAGATCGTACCCTCAGAGAAGATGCTGTCAGCGTTATAGGGGATGGAGGGGGTTGCGGCCTCATTGACCGCGGGAACGCTAGTTATGATAAAGGACGCGGGGACTGCCAGCAGCAGGGCTGCAGCAAGGACCGGAATTATCCAGAGGAACGCGCTCTTCTTCCCCATGCCTCCTCCACCTTTTATATGATGGCAGAGAGCCAGCGTATTTAATTCTACCTGGGTGAATACTAATTTCAAAAAATGAATCGAGAATTATATGACACTGGACAATTTAAAAATGAGGCCAGGCTATCAGGATGGATAATCGGGGACCAACTCCTTTATATTTATTTATCGGTCCTTATCTTAGGATGGGATGCAAAAGTGTACTTCGACATAGCACAGCTAACCTGTGATTTGGACAGCAGGAGAATATTATCAGCCATCGACCTCAAGCCAAGGTCGGCCAAGGAGATCGCTTCCGCAAGCCGGATGTCGATGTCCCGCTGCTACCGCATGATAAAGGAAATGGAGCAGAACAAGATCATCAGCCGGGCGAGCATTGACCGCCGGGAGATGTCCTACATATCCAACCTGCGCTCCATCGAGCTCCGTCTGGAAGAGGACCGGTTGAAGCTCGTAGTCAGCTACCGCGACGGATCCATCGCCGATCTGTGCCTTGGCCCTGAGGACCTCGAGAAGCCGCTGAAAGCACCAATGCGCCAGGAAATGCCTCAGGACCTTCTGGAAGGCACCGGCTCCATCGAACCCTCGACTATATCGTAGATCCTATCTGCCACTGAAGCCGCCACCTCCTTGTTCTCCACATGAGAGAGAAGGATGCGGCCGCTCGGATAGAAAGTGGCTTCGTGGTCCAGGTCCCTGATGACGACCATCGGTCCCTGGGCCACGACCTCATATCCTTTTTCCTTCAACAGCTCTGTGGCCGATTCCATATCGTAGCGGTGCATCTCCAGGGGCACCACCGACATGGCGTCCTCCTTGCACAGACGGATCAGCCTGTACTTCACCATGTCACATCAACTCCTTGTCGACAAGAGCATGGAACTCCTCCAAGGTGCCCTCGTTCACCATCATGATGTCGGCCATGGCTATCAGAGAGCCCAGGCCCCAGCCCAGTTCCCGTTCGTCCCGATCTGCAAACTCCTGGATGCTCCGTGGAGCATCAGAACGGTTGCGCTTACGTAGGCGCTCAAAACGGACGGCAGGAGAGCTGTGAACGGCCACCAGCGCAGTATCCTCCCCGAGGGCCGAGCGGAAGGCCTTCATCTCCCTCAAGCTGCGGGATCCGTCAATGACCGTCGGCCCCGGTCCCAGCATGTCCAGGCACCGCCGTGCCCATATTTCTGGGCCATGCACCTGCCGCTCTGAGGTGGCGAACCCCCCGATCCCTTTGTCGTCCATGATCACGCCCTGTCGCTCTGCCTCTTGACGGACGACGTCGCCCATGCGGATGATGGCGTATCCTTTCCGCTGTGCGACCTTTACGAACTCCTCCTTGCCCGCACCAGGCATTCCCGTTACTACGAGGACCTTGTTCATGGACCGCCTTGTCTGGAAGCATCGGTGATGTCATACATGTCTTTTTTCTCGTATAACGGGAAACGGACGGGAAAGGTGCTACATCGCGAGATAGTATGGAACCAGGTAACCAAATGCGGAAAGGATATAATCAAGCTCCCTCTTATACACCAAGACCTAGGGGAACGTGGGTTCACTGGGTGGAGGAAGGTCTGTGCAGGACGCCAAGTCTGTCGAGAACATCCTTGACGAAATCATCCGTGGGGAGTTCCCACAGGGGAAGAACGTTCAGAGCATCACTATCGTATCGAAGACCGGTCTCATGATTGCGGGCAAGGCAGCATCCTCGGCTCGAGCGGAAACCTTCTCGGCCATGGCCGCCATCATGTTCTCGGCCGCAGAGGCCACCAAGAACGACATTTTCAAAGACAAGATCGAGTACCTCATAGCAGTATTCCGAAACACCAAGCTATTCATATCCGAGCTTTCCTCGAGCCTTCTAATCGTGGCCACGGTGGACCGCGATATAGAGGACCAGGTTATACTGGAGAGCATGAACCGCATAGTCACCAGGACCAAGGAAGAGCTCGTCTGGCTCCGGTGATCTCGTCTATGCGGTGACGAGGACCACGTCCTCGCCCCGCGATATTCTTTCTCGGACCTTTTGATCGACCTATGCCAGCCTCTCGGCGAAGTCCTCCTGGTTGCGGTCGCAGTATTTGCATCTGAGGACGACCGGGAGCTTGGACTCGACGATGAACTCAGGCTCCACCGGCTCGTTCTTGTTGGTGATGCAGTTGTGATTGCCGCATTTGATTATTCCCTTAACGACATCGGGCATGGTGACGCTGTACTTTTCGGCGACATTGAAGTCCCGGATGATGTTGATGGTCGCCTTGGGGGCGATTAGGGAGATCTTGTCGACCTCCCGGGGGTCCAGCTCCCGGTCCTCGACCTTGACGACGTCCTTCCAGCCCTCCTTCTTCGAAGGGACGTGCATGAGCACCGACACAGTCGATCGGACGTCGCCGGTCACCTTGATGATGCGCAGGACCTTGAGGGCCTGGCCGCACTCGATATGGTCGATCACAGTACCGTTCCTGATCGGCGTAACCCTGAAGTCCTTCATCTCAGCTCCCCTCCTAAGATCATGGTCAGCAGAGCCATGCGCACTGGCACCCCGTTGAAGGCCTGCTGGAAGTACTTGGCGTTCTCGGTCATGTCCACCTCGGGGGCGATCTCGTCCACGCGTGGTAAGGGGTGCATGATGACCAGGCCCTTCTTTGCCTCCCTCAACAGGATGTTGTCTATGCGGTAGCAGCCGGCCACCTTCTCGTACTCAGACAGGTCCGGAAATCTCTCCTTCTGGATGCGCGTGACGTAGAGAACATCCGCATCGGCGATGACGTCCTCCAGGTTCGAGCACAGGCGGGCCTTGACGCCCTCATTCTCAAGTAGCTTGGCCGTCTCGTTGGGCATCTGCAGGAGGGGCGGGGCTACGAACGTCAGCTCCGCACCGAACATCGCCAGGGCCTCCGCCAATGAATGGACGGTCCTTCCGTATTTTAGATCTCCGACCAGAACCACGTTCTTTCCTGAGATGCCCCCCAGCTGCTGTTTAATTGTGAACAGGTCCAGGAGCGTCTGTGTGGGGTGCTGCCCGGCCCCGTCCCCGGCGTTGATGACCGGCTTTCTGGAGAAGTGAGCAGCCAGTCGGGAGGCCCCCTCGTGCGGATGGCGCAGAACGATGGCATCGGAGTAGGCCTCCACCATCCTGATGGTATCGGCCAAGGTCTCGCCCTTAACGGTGGAGGACGTCTGAGGCATGGTGATCTCAATGCACTTCCCACCTGCGCGGGACATGGCGCTTTCGAACGACAGCCGGGTGCGAGTGGAAGGCTCGAAGAACAGGTTGGCCAGGATCTTCCCGTCCAAGGCCTTGCACGTCTTCTCGCCTGTGGCATATGGCATCATCTTTTCGGA
Protein-coding sequences here:
- a CDS encoding PKD domain-containing protein; the protein is MGKKSAFLWIIPVLAAALLLAVPASFIITSVPAVNEAATPSIPYNADSIFSEGTIFDSFREPLDLPGELRDMALGELNGDGITDVAVANASSIMIYHGLGDGSLSAVSTTLTRGGMDDIRSLAIGDLDGDGKDDLAAAYTNISGENPKVTLFYQNTGFSTALDVGIFPDPQRVVIGHFEGSSYNSLAVACRGDPGEGIDANISLIRWPFTQTYHQVQIGVSQMADIAYLTAGYDGSDGRIDLIAGEPGGDRVLVLTQPSTFSPAWSMRNVEIGGSLTDVQMVNYTGNGPKDLAVINSGEERVEIRANTGSGIPASATAIIDGFGNAVAMSFGHLSGSSRPDLVLVSEDDTCRVYTNEGGTVDAEYDHRFPIEDRPVKMLALDHGSSADGIYVLSNGGAGDAPSLAFYPYVNGTIGNADVNVFREGGKFTALYAGNLSFDAVVAIVDGEDLVTISDIAGEAQATLPAQAGPCGLYIGDLDGDGTDDLAVLNGDAGTVSVFRGSSEIMTKGVPDAIVSLGLTSPRSICGGYIGALGEGVLAVGGSDGVEIVYHPLSTPVLESIGAGTTGNRTAVSMGKISSTSVSGGIAALNEGTGRIEIYLVKGSPSIGDCYPDTPNAWLNMVGRAPTSMTMGDFNGDGRDDVAAGSAQGQVRVFLNSDLGFYGDTPASITSHLPGAVSHVSSADLNDDGLDDISVGYSSISKVGLLLSTGSSFSNNINLSAGGRAAGIFAGDINGDQRDDIAASSSSSGALSIWFQRNLAPSPQAWLSDLTPIEGGNMAFDAGNSSDSMSDRPSLTYLWDFGDGNTSTAVSGHHAYGANGSYDGYLEVTDRAGMKGRAVFHVVAEDAGPVAAVYLSSTTIHEGGLIGFFDDSSSFPDRITAYRWVFGDSSPPVSTRDAEHRYLTKGTYVVTHTVWDEDGDISTTNVTVVVQDLPPVASFSSPKYSFSEGETIHFTDASYAYDGIASWSWDLGDGRILTTRNVTTSYPDPGQYIVALTIVDQEGQASSFNHTITVLGTNPGAGELVAVAGGVSFPMDEPITFRVSAWQHYLPIVRYAWDLDHDPSSGFNETPGISVNQTTWSFRAPGEYQVCVRIYDTNSFTERFLTVAINDVLPTARFVSQTAGGGHVTFDGSSSLDSATDISDLEYRWYYGDGSGWTSWSNISYVQHQYSTDGIYQASLEVRDRWGEVDSVTGNIVVDTSAPSIDLDDAAVQTEAYAGEEVVVRAKVTDVSNIERVLLFYQCGDVNGTLVMSRITGTDTYVATIPALPLTGPLTFHVEAEDAGGHSSLSATMNVKVVERPDSIWMLALAAAATIVASLLLLYFRRTTMVVDEVFMIYRDGNLMAHQTRRLKPGMDDQIMGSMLVAIQDFVRDSFKEDASTGLNRMDFGERKVLVEKGDNIYLAVVLHGKREGRVPHIMREAISHTEERFSETLGEWDGDMDKVRGINAEASRLLRGSVLDLAPREKRRDPEGPGKAS
- a CDS encoding winged helix-turn-helix domain-containing protein, which translates into the protein MYFDIAQLTCDLDSRRILSAIDLKPRSAKEIASASRMSMSRCYRMIKEMEQNKIISRASIDRREMSYISNLRSIELRLEEDRLKLVVSYRDGSIADLCLGPEDLEKPLKAPMRQEMPQDLLEGTGSIEPSTIS
- the fliE gene encoding flagellar hook-basal body complex protein FliE produces the protein MNKVLVVTGMPGAGKEEFVKVAQRKGYAIIRMGDVVRQEAERQGVIMDDKGIGGFATSERQVHGPEIWARRCLDMLGPGPTVIDGSRSLREMKAFRSALGEDTALVAVHSSPAVRFERLRKRNRSDAPRSIQEFADRDERELGWGLGSLIAMADIMMVNEGTLEEFHALVDKELM
- a CDS encoding roadblock/LC7 domain-containing protein, giving the protein MQDAKSVENILDEIIRGEFPQGKNVQSITIVSKTGLMIAGKAASSARAETFSAMAAIMFSAAEATKNDIFKDKIEYLIAVFRNTKLFISELSSSLLIVATVDRDIEDQVILESMNRIVTRTKEELVWLR
- a CDS encoding aspartate carbamoyltransferase regulatory subunit — its product is MKDFRVTPIRNGTVIDHIECGQALKVLRIIKVTGDVRSTVSVLMHVPSKKEGWKDVVKVEDRELDPREVDKISLIAPKATINIIRDFNVAEKYSVTMPDVVKGIIKCGNHNCITNKNEPVEPEFIVESKLPVVLRCKYCDRNQEDFAERLA
- the pyrB gene encoding aspartate carbamoyltransferase → MTFKGLDIVSIRDLTIDQIEQVLDLSEKMMPYATGEKTCKALDGKILANLFFEPSTRTRLSFESAMSRAGGKCIEITMPQTSSTVKGETLADTIRMVEAYSDAIVLRHPHEGASRLAAHFSRKPVINAGDGAGQHPTQTLLDLFTIKQQLGGISGKNVVLVGDLKYGRTVHSLAEALAMFGAELTFVAPPLLQMPNETAKLLENEGVKARLCSNLEDVIADADVLYVTRIQKERFPDLSEYEKVAGCYRIDNILLREAKKGLVIMHPLPRVDEIAPEVDMTENAKYFQQAFNGVPVRMALLTMILGGELR